A genome region from Arachis duranensis cultivar V14167 chromosome 8, aradu.V14167.gnm2.J7QH, whole genome shotgun sequence includes the following:
- the LOC107460736 gene encoding uncharacterized protein LOC107460736, with product MQPFGGTGGDSAIIMQELRHRVQNLERQLADQERDGRTTDPSYTPSPESQERDSHRSRQRRTSASRTEAESTREESPIPRRRNDTIIYSRGRETRRTARDREDGEGRSGRTRQLVIMGVTPFHRSILEVRLPKHFDKPTDMRYDGTQDPLEHLTAFEARMNLEGVGDEVRCRAFPVTLAGPAIRWFNGLPQGSIYGFSDISHAFLAQFTTRIAKAKHPINLLGITQRQGEPTRKYLDRFNDECLEIDGLTDSVASLCLTNGLLNENFRKHLTTKPPRPLKDRTGGNKNLYCDYHKGYGHQTQDCFDLKDALEQAIREGKLAAFSHLIREPRRRYRDQDEEGKTRSSKRRQEPEDRDHGLTVINVVTAKNAVPRSRSTHKKDAKVLAISSSLVRNSKKPPSISLGPEDQWFDDAPENPPMVITARVGTGLVKRILVDTGADSNIMFRNVFDALGLRDADLTTHQHGVIGLGDHFIKPDGVIFLPISVGQTQDRRSAMAEFVILRDSTAYNIILGRKTINDVEAIINTKLLVMKFVTDDGSIGSIRGDLETAVACDNASLSLRKKSKEASGVFLADLDARVDDKPRPEPEGDLEKFMIGDTEEKFTFINKNLPHELKERLVEMIRANRDLFAWTPADMPGIDPKIMSHHLAVKPEARPIAQRRRKMSTERTEEVARQTACLLEAGFIREVDYSTWLSNVVLVKKHNGKWRMCVDYSDLNKACPKDCFPLPNIDALVDAAAGYRYLSFMDAYSGYNQIPMHRPDEDKTAFITPGGTFCYKVMPFGLKNVGATYQRLMNRIFHDLIGKTVEVYVDDILAKTTRPDDLLNDLATVFASLRQHGMRLNPLKCAFAVEARKFLGFMITQRGVEANSEKCQAILQMKSPGCIKDVQRLAGRLTSLSQFLGASATKALPFFNLMKKGIAFEWTPACEEAFRHFKKILAAPLVLGKPKDGEPLYLYLAITGEALAAVLVREEERAQQPVYFVSRALQGAELRYNKLEKLALALLTSSRRLKQYFQGHQVVVRTDQGIRQVLQKPDLAGRMMTWSIELSQYDIRYEPRQAIKAQAMADFLVEVTGDPTEETSTRWKLHVDGASNQTFGGARIILESPVGVVYEQSIRFEFPILNNHAEYEALIGGLTLAAEVGATMLEICSDSQVVTSQVNGSYQAKDSLLQKYLEKVRNLSQKFEEVTVHHVPRERNTRADLLSKLASTKPGEGNRSLIQGMTREPAVTLHLARLGSSWLDPITNFLENGKLPDDEKDAVKLRREAAKYAVIQGQLFKKGFNRPLLKCLHPDETDYILRELHEGCCGHHIGGKALARKLIRAGYYWPSMMADSKEFVKKCVKCQENANFHRAPASELSLLTSSRPFSQWGVDLLGPFPVGPGQVKYLIVTIDYYTKWIEAEPLASISSSNCRKFMWRQVITRFGIPEVVISDNGTQFTDKKFTEFLTGLGIRQKFFSVEHPQTNRQVESANKIILLGLKKRLDNKKGAWADELASVLWSYRTTEQSSTKETPFRLTYGLDAVIPVEIGEPSPRLLLKGVEEAVEKDLIDEAREMAHLTETALKQRMALRYNTKVLKREFEPNDLVLRRNDIGPPTPGADNPLHKRIHYNSTTMRGTGTDHPGSPSTAAIANGYTKKPRPDNINDSYKPITVNRNDNTTRRIRKY from the exons ATGCAACCTTTCGGGGGAACGGGCGGCGACAGCGCCAtaataatgcaggagctacgTCACAGGGTCCAGAACCTGGAACGACAACTGGCCGACCAGGAGCGTGACGGACGAACCACCGATCCCAGCTACACCCCATCCCCTGAAAGCCAAGAGAGAGACTCCCACCGAAGCCGCCAACGACGCACCTCCGCATCCCGAACGGAAGCGGAGAGCACCCGTGAAGAGTCCCCGATCCCGAGAAGACGAAATGACACGATCATCTACTCCCGAGGCAGGGAAACGCGCCGCACGGCACGAGATCGCGAAGACGGGGAAGGGAGGTCCGGGAGGACACGACAACTTGTGATAATGGGCGTCACCCCATTCCACCGATCCATCCTCGAAGTCCGGTTGCCGAAACACttcgacaaaccaacggacatgaggtacgatGGAACTCAAGACCCTCTAGAACACCTCACGGCCTTCGAAGCAAGGATGAATCTAGAGGGAGTAGGGGACGAGGTGAGGTGCCGAGCCTTCCCGGTAACCCTAGCGGGACCCGCGATCAGGTGGTTTAACGGCCTCCCGCAGGGATCCATCTACGGTTTCTCGGACATCAGTCATGCATTCCTGGCCCAGTTTACAACACGAATAGCAAAGGCAAAGCACCCGATTAACCTTCTGGGGATAACCCAGAGACAGGGAGAGCCGACCAGAAAGTACCTGGATCGGTTCAACGACGAATGCTTGGAAATCGACGGCCTAACCGATTCGGTGGCCAGCCTTTGCCTGACAAACGGCCTCCTCAACGAGAACTTTCGAAAACACCTTACCACGAAACCA CCCCGACCACTCAAGGACCGCACGGGAGGAAACAAGAACCTCTATTGTGACTACCACAAAGGCTACGGTCACCAAACACAGGACTGCTTTGACCTGAAGGATGCACTAGAACAAGCGATAAGGGAAGGTAAGCTAGCAGCATTCTCCCATCTTATCAGGGAGCCGAGGAGGCGTTATCGCGACCAAGACGAAGAAGGCAAAACCCGTTCGTCAAAGCGGCGACAAGAGCCAGAAGACAGAGATCACGGCCTCACTGTGATAAACGTGGTGACGGCCAAAAATGCCGTGCCAAGATCCCGATCGACGCACAAGAAAGATGCTAAGGTCTTGGCGATCTCCTCCTCGTTGGTGCGAAACTCTAAGAAGCCTCCATCCATTTCTTTAGGCCCAGAAGACCAATGGTTCGACGACGCCCCAGAAAACCCACCCATGGTCATCACGGCCAGAGTGGGAACCGGTCTCGTCAAACGCATCCTTGTCGACACAGGGGCCGACTCGAACATCATGTTCCGCAACGTATTTGACGCACTGGGACTAAGGGACGCTGATCTGACGACTCACCAGCACGGGGTCATTGGATTGGGCGACCACTTCATCAAACCGGATGGAGTAATATTCCTGCCGATCTCGGTGGGACAGACTCAAGACCGAAGATCGGCGATGGCCGAGTTCGTGATCCTCCGAGATTCCACCGCCTATAATATCATCTTGGGAAGGAAGACGATTAACGATGTTGAAGCGATAATCAACACGAAGCTGCTAGTCATGAAGTTCGTTACCGATGACGGATCTATAGGGTCCATAAGAGGAGACCTTGAGACGGCAGTCGCTTGCGACAATGCCAGCCTCTCCCTTAGGAAGAAATCCAAAGAGGCGTCCGGTGTGTTCCTAGCCGACCTGGATGCCAGAGTAGACGACAAACCCAGACCGGAACCAGAAGGGGACCTGGAAAAATTCATGATTGGCGACACGGAGGAAAAATTCACGTTCATCAACAAGAACCTCCCGCATGAGTTGAAGGAGCGCTTGGTCGAAATGATAAGGGCCAATAGGGATTTGTTCGCCTGGACACCGGCCGACATGCCGGGTATAGACCCAAAAATTATGTCGCACCATCTGGCCGTCAAGCCGGAAGCACGCCCGATAGCCCAACGGAGGAGAAAGATGTCGACGGAGAGGACAGAGGAGGTGGCCAGGCAGACGGCCTGCCTCCTAGAAGCAGGTTTTATACGAGAAGTAGACTACTCGACGTGGCTCTCGAATGTAGTTCTAGTGAAAAAACACAACggcaagtggagaatgtgcgtagACTACTCTGACCTTAACAAAGCATGCCCTAAGGATTGCTTCCCCCTCCCTAACATAGACGCACTCGTCGATGCTGCGGCGGGCTACCGTTATCTAagcttcatggacgcctactccggttacaaccagataccgatgcaccgtCCAGACGAAGACAAGACCGCGTTCATAACGCCGGGGGGAACCTTCTGCTATAAGGTGATGCCATTCGGCCTAAAAAATGTAGGGGCAACATACCAAAGGTTAATGAACAGGATATTCCACGACCTCATAGGCAAGACAGTTGAagtctatgtggacgacatcCTCGCGAAAACAACGCGACCCGACGACCTCTTGAATGATCTGGCAACTGTATTCGCGTCTCTCCGACAACACGGCATGAGGCTGAATCCCCTCAAATGTGCCTTTGCCGTGGAAGCTAGAAAATTCCTGGGATTCATGATAACTCAGAGAGGGGTAGAAGCCAACTCGGAGAAATGCCAAGCGATACTACAGATGAAGAGCCCGGGTTGTATCAAGGACGTCCAAAGGTTGGCAGGGCGGCTGACCTCATTATCCCAGTTTCTCGGTGCATCGGCAACAAAGGCCTTACCATTCTTTAACCTCATGAAGAAAGGGATAGCGTTCGAGTGGACACCCGCATGCGAAGAAGCCTTTCGGCACTTCAAGAAAATCCTGGCGGCACCCCTGGTCCTCGGGAAGCCGAAGGATGGGGAGCCATTATACCTGTACCTCGCCATAACAGGAGAAGCCCTGGCCGCAGTTCTGGTGCGAGAAGAAGAGAGGGCTCAACAACCAGTCTATTTCGTAAGCAGAGCCCTGCAAGGGGCAGAATTAAGGTACAACAAACTGGAAAAGCTAGCTCTAGCACTCTTGACCTCCTCACGGAGGTTAAAGCAATACTTCCAAGGTCACCAAGTTGTCGTAAGAACGGACCAGGGAATCCGGCAAGTACTTCAAAAACCCGACTTGGCGGGAAGGATGATGACTTGGTCCATTGAACTTTCCCAATACGACATACGATACGAGCCCCGGCAAGCCATCAAGGCGCAAGCGATGGCAGATTTTCTAGTAGAAGTAACGGGGGATCCGACCGAAGAAACGAGcacacggtggaagctccacGTGGACGGAGCCTCCAACCAAACGTTTGGGGGCGCCAGGATTATCCTGGAAAGCCCGGTTGGAGTTGTATACGAGCAGTCGATTAGGTTCGAATTCCCCATTTTGAACAACCATGCAGAATACGAAGCTCTTATAGGGGGCTTAACCCTAGCAGCGGAAGTCGGAGCAACAATGTTGGAAATATGCAGCGATTCTCAGGTCGTCACCTCCCAGGTAAACGGGAGCTATCAAGCCAAAGACTCGTTATTACAAAAGTACTTGGAAAAAGTCAGGAACTTAAGCCAAAAATTTGAGGAGGTCACGGTCCACCACGTGCCAAGAGAAAGGAACACACGGGCAGACCTCCTATCAAAACTGGCCAGCACCAAACCGGGAGAAGGCAACCGGTCTCTCATCCAAGGTATGACGAGGGAGCCGGCAGTCACCTTGCATTTGGCAAGGCTGGGCTCTTCATGGCTAGACCCCATCACCAACTTCTTAGAAAATGGCAAACTCCCTGACGATGAAAAGGACGCCGTGAAACTGAGAAGGGAAGCAGCTAAATATGCAGTCATTCAAGGACAGCTATTCAAGAAAGGGTTCAACCGGCCCCTACTGAAGTGCTTACATCCCGACGAAACGGACTACATCCTCAGGGAACTCCATGAAGGCTGCTGCGGACACCACATAGGAGGCAAAGCCCTAGCAAGAAAACTAATTCGAGCTGGATACTATTGGCCGTCAATGATGGCAGACTCCAAGGAGTTCGTCAAAAAATGTGTCAAGTGTCAAGAGAACGCCAATTTCCACAGGGCGCCGGCCTCCGAGTTAAGCCTGTTAACGTCCTCCCGACCATTCTCGCAATGGGGAGTCGACCTCTTGGGGCCATTCCCAGTCGGTCCCGGGCAAGTCAAGTACCTCATAGTCACCATTgactactacaccaaatggatagaggccGAGCCGCTGGCCAGCATATCCTCATCCAATTGCAGGAAATTCATGTGGAGGCAGGTGATAACACGATTCGGGATTCCAGAAGTTGTCATCTCGGACAACGGCACACAATTCACCGACAAGAAGTTCACGGAATTCCTCACCGGCCTGGGCATAAGACAGAAGTTTTTCTCGGTAGAGCACCCCCAAACAAACAGACAAGTGGAGTCCGCGAACAAGATCATCCTACTAGGACTCAAGAAGCGATTGGATAACAAAAAGGGTGCTTGGGCCGACGAGCTAGCCTCGGTGCTCTGGTCTTACCGAACAACTGAACAGTCCTCCACCAAGGAAACTCCTTTCCGACTAACATACGGGTTAGACGCGGTGATACCCGTGGAAATTGGGGAACCGAGCCCCCGGCTACTTTTGAAAGGAGTAGAGGAAGCCGTGGAGAAAGACCTAATAGATGAAGCCAGAGAAATGGCCCATTTGACAGAGACGGCGCTGAAACAAAGAATGGCCCTACGCTACAACACCAAAGTGCTCAAAAGGGAATTCGAGCCGAACGATCTCGTCCTAAGGCGTAACGACATCGGCCCACCGACCCCAGGAGCAG ACAACCCGCTCCACAAGCGAATTCATTACAACTCGACAACGATGCGCGGCaccgggactgatcaccccgggagcccATCAACTGCCGCAATAGCAAATGGCTACACTAAAAAGCCACGACCCGATAATATAAACGACAGCTATAAACCAATAACGGTTAATAGAAATGATAACACGACAAGGCGAATAAGAAAGTATTAA